The genomic window TATAACCCTTCGGTCGATGTCAGTGCACAATCTACCCTCTATATCGAAAAAATGGGCGCAGATATCCCCCACCGCTTTTTCTTGCTTTAAGGCCTCCAGGTCCTTTTGTTTTAGATAACCCGTGTTGAAGAAGCTAGAATTTTTATCTATATTGCCTATACCTACCAGGGCTATGTTCACCGACCTGGCCATATTCAAAATGTCCTGAATGGTATTATCTTTTATGATGGCATCCTTAATTTCCGGACTATCAACTATAGCCGGCGCCGGGAGTATAAAAGAATTCCCTCCGAAACTCTCCGCCATTTTTCGCACTATTTCATTGGCACTTTCCGAACTCTGTCCCAGGCTTCCAATTATCTGAACAGCCCTGACATTTTTTCTTTCGGTAATGCCTATTGAATCGACTACCGCTCTCAGCGTCCTACCCCAGGCAACGCCGATAGAATCCCTTTCTTTTACCATTCTTCTTAAATATTTTGCTGCTGTTGCTGTTACCTGAGCAAAGGTCCTGAAGTGGTTTTCGTTGACATTACTGACTATGACCGCTTCTTTTAAACCAAAATTACTTTCAAAAGCTTTCTCAAGCTCTGACCTTGCGGGTTCGGGGTAATTTATTTTTATGTCGATAAGATTATGTTCTTTGGCAGCTTTTAACAATCTCGAAACTTTAGGCCTGGATAGGTTGAGTTTTTGTGCTATCTCCCTCTGCGGCACATCGTCAAGATAATACAGTTCGGCTACTTTAATCATGAGTTCGATGTCGTAATCCGCCACGCTAATCCTCCTAATAAGCCCGCAGAAACGATGTTCTGCGGGCCGCCTACAGTTCCATAGTATATTTTTTGTGAAAATATGTCAATTTATTTTTTTTAAAGTTTATACACCGAGTTTGTTCAACCTTATTTGCTCATTTCTGGTAAAATTATTTACAGGTATATGACCTTTTATGGGCATTATTTTTTCATGGATGGCATCTATGATCCAGTCTGCCTGCGGATAGAAGAATTTTTCCAGTTCAAAAGCCGGGGTTATCCAGTTTTTGGCGCCAACCACCACAGGTGGAGCATCCAGGTAATCAAAAGCAAGTTCGGTGATATTGCGTGCAAAGTCGTTCAGAATTGAGCCACGCTCACATTCATCACTGGTAAGTACGATCTTGCCCGTCTTTTTCACCGATTCTATGACCTTTTCGTAGTTAAAGGGAACCACCGACCTCGCATCGATTATTTCTGCGGAGATACCGTATTTTTGTTCCAGTATCTTTGCCGCTTCTACTGCCTGGTAAAGAGTAGGCCCTATGGTCAAAATGGTTACATCTTTACCTTCTTTCTTAATGTCCGGTTCGCCGATGGGAATTTCATAATATCCCTCGGGCACGCCTTCCATGTGGAACAACTCTCCTATGTCGTAAATCTTCTGGCTCTCCATGAACACCACCGGGTCTGTTCCCATCAGTGCGGTGTTCATGATACCCTTTGCATCATACGGTGTTGCGGGATAAACCACTTTCAGGCCCGGAATATGGGCACAGATGGATGTCCAGTCCTGGGAATGCTGTGCACCATACTTAGCGCCTACCGACATGCGCAGGACTACCGGCATTTTCAAAACACCTGCGCTCATGGACTGCCACTTGGACAACTGGTTGAAAATTTCATCTCCGGCCCTTCCCATGAAGTCTGCATACATTAGTTCTACAACCACCCTGCCGCCACAAAGGGCGTAGCCTACAGCCGAACCCACTATGGCAGCTTCGGAAATCGGGGAGTTGAAAAATCTGTGATAGGGAAGCGATTCCGTAAGTCCTTTGTAAACACCGAAGGCACCGCCCCAATCCCTATTATCCTCACCATAGGCTATCAAAGTAGGATCCGTATAAAATTTATCAATTATAGACTCAAAAATTGCGTCTCTAAGCTGGTAAGTCTTTATCTTTGAAACGGGTTTGCCATCCTGGACTCCAACCCTGATTTTATTTTTAATCTGCTTTACCCTTGGATTTTCTTCTTTGGGAATCAAGACATCACATTCCCTGTCATCCATTTTTTCGATTCTTTGATTTGAGAACATTACATTGCCTATGAAATTTGGAATTTTTACAAGGTCTATTCTGGGGGATATACTGTCATCAATGGCTAGCTTGAATATCTTCAAAATTAATTCCTTACTGTTTTGACGTATCTCGCTGATCTCATCCTGTGAGGCAATACCGGCATTCACCAACTCATCTTTAAAAGTTTCTAAGGGGTCTACTGCCTTCCACGCATCAAGCTCTTCTTTGGTCCTGTATGTCTCGGCATCGGAAGGCGAGTGTCCCGTCAACCTGTATGTCACCGTATCCAGCAAAACGGGCCCTTGATTTTCTTCTATTATCTTTTTCTTTCTCTTTATGGCATCTATCACTGCCAGGGGATTATATCCATCAATTCTCTCGGCGTGCATCTGCTCGGGGTTGATACCGGCTCCAAGTCTTGCCAGCATCTTATATCCCATGGTTTCTCCGTTGGTCTGGCCGCCCATTCCGTACTGGTTGTTAAAGAAGTTGAATATGATGGGAAGGCCGCCCTTGTATCCTTCCTCCCACAGTGTCTTAAACTGGTCCATAGCCGCCATGTTCATAGCTTCCCATACAGGGCCGCAGCCAAGGGCGCCGTCGCCCACATTGGAGATGACTATACCTTTCTTTTTATTTACTTTCTTGTATAGAGCCGCTCCCATAGCTATCGGAGCTGAACCTCCCACGATGGCATTGTTTGGATAGATTCCAAAGGGAGTAAAAAAGGCGTGCATGGAATTGCCCAAACCCCTGGCAAATCCGTTTTCCCGGCCGAATATCTCCGCCATGGCACCATAGATGAAAAAGTCAATGGCCAGTTCTTTTATGCTGTTTGTATCTTTCTGTTTCCCCTCAACGACCTTAAGTATGGCCCCTTCAAAGGTGTTCTTCATGATTTCAAGCAGTTCTTCATCACTCATTTTTTGAATACAGGACATGGCCTTGGCTATGATTTCCCCGTGGCTTCTGTGGGAACCGAAAATATAGTCGTCTTTATCGAGGAGATATGCCTGGCCTACCGCCGATGCCTCCTGTCCTATGGAAAGATGAGCAGGACCGGTGTATTTATAGGGTATGCCTTCATATTCATTGGTGGTCCTGACCGTATGAAGCATCATTTCGAATTCCCTTATGATGGCCATATCCCGGTAAATCCTTAAAAAATCCTCTTTTAAAAAATTAGCTTTTTCATCGTTTATACTTCTGTTATACTGATTTACCGGAATGTCTTTGAAAGTAATCCATCCGCTTTTTCTCATTTGCTTTGGATCGATGAAAAGAGTCTTGGACATTCTATTTTCCTCCCGTAAAGTTAAAATTTAAATATAGCTTCCCTAATAATTTCCGAAACCGTCGGGTGCGGGAAAACAAGTTGTTTGACATCTTTCACCCGCATCTCTGCTTCTACCATCAGTGCAGCGCCGTAAATGATCTCTGATGAGTAACTGCCGATCATATGGACGCCGATGATTCTACCATACTTTTTATCTACCAGGACTTTGCATATGCCGTCGCCCTGTTCATTTTCCGCCATGTACCTGCCGCTAAACCGCATCGATACGATGGATTTTTCAAAATTTATTCCCTGCTGCCGGGCTGACTCTTCTGTTTCACCCACCGAAGCCACTTCGGGATTGGTATATATGACCGAAGGAATACTGTTATACCTAACCATATCCTTCTGACCTAGCATGTTGTTGACGCAAACTTCAGCCTCCCGATAAGCTGTGTGGGCCAGCATGGAAAAGCCATTTACATCACCTGCGGCGTAAACTTCAGGAATGTTGGTCTTGCCGGTTTCATCGGTTTTTATGCGGCCTCTTTCAATCTCAACGCCTATGTTTTCAAGGCCCAATCCCCGAATTACGGGTTTTCTCCCTATGCTCATCAAATCTTTTCAGCTTCTATGGAATTCTTCCGGCCATTTGCTTCGTAGAAAACTGTATTATCTTTTATCTCCACAACCTTTGAGTTAAGGTTAAAGACAATACCTTTTTTCTCATAGTTTTTCATAAGAATTTGCGAGAGCTCCCTGTCGGTGTTTCCGGCAATGTGGTCCAGCATTTCTATGACCGTCACTTTACAACCTGCAGAATTAAAATAAGAAGCCATCTCAAGGCCTATGACCCCGCCGCCTATGATGACAAGGGATTCCGGTACCTTTTTTATGTCCAGGATTTCCCTGTTGGTCAGGATAATGCCCTTCTCCAGGCCTTCCTTTGTCCCGGGAATGGGCGGTATCAGGGGTTCAGAACCGGTGGCAATCAAAAGCCTTTTACCTACAAAGGTTTCTCCGCTGGCGCTTACTTCATATCCCTCTACGGCTTTGCCTTTTATTTCGCCGGCACCCTCAATAACGGTGACATTGCAGCTTTTAAGCTGGGACCTGACGCCGGAAACCAGCATTTTTACCACCTTGTTTTTCCTGGCAATCACCATCTCATGGTTTAAATTAAGATTTTCGGCTGTAACTCCATACTTTTCGCCATGCTTTGCTCCGTCATATATCTTGGCGGAGTAGAGCATGGTTTTTGTGGGAATGCAGCCTTCATTCAGGCATACTCCGCCGAGAAATCTCTTCTCAATGAGGAGCGTCTTTAAGCCTGCCCGGGCGGCCCTTTCCGCCCCCAGATAACCGGCAGGCCCGCCGCCGATGACTATCAAATCATAAACCATGTTTTATCACCTGCTATCAATTAATATTTTACGTCTGTTCAGCATCTTGGTTGGTTCATGAATCACTAGAAAAATCATGGGCCTTCCTGTATTGATGGTAAAACTTTTCTATTTATATAAAAACTTATCTAGCCAGCAGAAGGCTGAAGTTTTCCAGGTTTGTCTTGAGGTCTTTCAAGAACCTCGCTGCTGGAGCTCCGTCTACTGCCCTGTGGTCAAAGGTCAGGGAAAGGCCCATGGCCGGGTAATATTCATACTGGCCGTTAACCAGCCTTGGCTTGTAAGTTATAGAGCAGACTCCAAGAATGCCGGTCTGAGGCGGATTCAGAATGGGTGTGAAATGTTCCACATCCAGTGGCCCCAGGTTAGTCACAGTAAAGGTGCCTCCCTTCAGGTAATCAGGATTGATGGAACCTTTTCTGCACTGTTCGGCCAGTTCTTTCACCTCTCTGGAAATTTCATTCAGAGATTTCAGGTTTGCATTGAATATGGTGGGTACCATCAAGCCCCTTTCAGTGTCAATAGCCACGCCAAGATGCACATTTTCAAATACCATCATGGTTTCACCTACAAGGTGTGCATTCAGGTCCGGGTGGTTTAAAAGGGTCCTGGATACGGCATAGAGCACCATATCATTTAAGGTTATATTTTCCAGCCCGTATTTCTCCCCGGCTGCCTTGATTTTTTCCCTGTAAGCCAGTATTTCGGTGGCGTCAAAGGTAGCATGATGGGTCAGTTGTGCCGTGGTGGAAAGGGAATTCATCATATTTCTGGCGATGACTTTTCTTATATTCGTAAATTTCACTTCTTTATACTGCAACGCCTGTTGAGGCCCTTCAATAACCGATTTTTGTACGGTTTCCTGCTTCTCCAACCCTTTGGCTGCCATTGAAGCTTCCTTCTCCACCTTCTGTTCTTCGGAATTCTTCTGAAGATCTCCGGTGGTGATCCTGCCCCCAACGCCCGTGCCTTCTGACACCTGCAGGTCCAGGCCCGATTTTAGATACTCTTCTTTTGCAGCCGGGGTAAATACCGGGCCTTTTTCTATTAATGCAAGTATGTCCCTTTCAATGATCCTGCCCTCCGGACCCGTAGGGCTTGTGAACCTAAAGTCCACTCCCGCTCTTTCGGCTAGATTCCTGGCCCGGGGGGAAATTTTTATGATGCCATTTTCCTCCGCTTCAGCCAAATCAGGATAGGCCTTTTCAACCGTCTCTTTCGACGATACCTCTGGTTTTATACTTTCTGCTTCCGGAATTTGCAGCTTTTGAGTTGCCGCCTGACTTTCCGGTTTCCCCTGGCCGGTAGTAATGCTGCTGATGTCCTCTCCTTCACTGCCAATTACACCGACATCCGTTAGTACCGGAACTTCATCTCCCTCATTAAAAAATACATCCAGCAGTGTACCATCGGCCTCGGCTTCCACATCAAAGGTGGACTTATCGGTCTCGATGGTAAACAACACTTCTCCTGCTTTTACCTGTTCTCCTTTTTTCTTGTACCATTTTGCAATGATGGCACTCTCGTCCGATAACCCTATTTTTGGCATTTTAACAAGTGTAGCCATATTTACCTTCCTCCATTAAAATAATCAATGTCGAATGAAATTTTGTTCATACATAAGATTTTGTTCAGTATATTATATTCTACATAAAAACTAATTTTCCTTCTTTTTTGATAAAAAAATCCCAGGCTAAATTATCTCCTTTCATTTTATCCCATATCCTTTAGCAAAAATTACTGCTCGGCCTCATTAGCTTCTTGTTGGGATATGCGGAAATTATTTATATTTTAAAAATTAAAAGAGGCTCAAAAGCCTCTTTTCTTTGGAATTAATATAAGGTTCAACTATTTTTTTCCGGTACTTTTATCTTTTTTTATCTTGCCGTCTTTTTTATCCATCTCTTCTTCTGCCAGGTTTATCATCTTTCTGATCATGTTGCCGCCTATTTTGCCGACTTCCCGGGTTGTCATGTTTTCCCACCCACGCTTTTCGATGTCGTCGTCCAGATGAAGTTCTTCAGCCACTTCTTCTTTCAAGCTGTCGAGTTCATCTTCAGCTTTAGGATTGACAGGTCTGTTTTTCCGTGGCATAAGGATAACCTCCTGAAAAATTTTTTCTATTATATGCAGAAAAGTATAACTGTATTCAATAATTTACCGCGGTAACAAACAACCGATTTTCATTTTCTCCGCCTTTTCAATTCTTCCATGATTTCCTGAATGGATATGCCGTCATAGCGTAGGGCTATTAGTAAGTGGAAAATCAAGTCAGCGGCCTCATAAATGGTATCGCTTTTTTCACCGCTCATGGATGCTATGATGACTTCGGAGGCTTCCTCACCCACTTTTTTTAATATCCTTTCTCTGCCACCTTTATAGAGCTTTGCCACATAGGAATCTTCTGGAAGTTCATTGAATCTGGAATCTATTATATCTATTAGATCTTCAAGGATTTCCAATTCACTATTGTGGCCTTTTTTCCGGACCGAGTCATTTTCCGGATTGTTTTCTTCTCTATTTTTCTTATCTCCAAAATCTTCAACCTTTTGAATACCCTTATCCTCTGTTACTGTTATCAAACTCCTGTAAAAGCATGATTTGTTTCCGGTATGGCATGCCGGACCTTTTGGATTTACTTTTAAAAGTAATGTA from Biomaibacter acetigenes includes these protein-coding regions:
- a CDS encoding sugar-binding transcriptional regulator, with the protein product MADYDIELMIKVAELYYLDDVPQREIAQKLNLSRPKVSRLLKAAKEHNLIDIKINYPEPARSELEKAFESNFGLKEAVIVSNVNENHFRTFAQVTATAAKYLRRMVKERDSIGVAWGRTLRAVVDSIGITERKNVRAVQIIGSLGQSSESANEIVRKMAESFGGNSFILPAPAIVDSPEIKDAIIKDNTIQDILNMARSVNIALVGIGNIDKNSSFFNTGYLKQKDLEALKQEKAVGDICAHFFDIEGRLCTDIDRRVIAISTEDLKKIPRVIGVATGKEKVKSILGALKSGILDVLITDEKTAKSIIDLSKP
- a CDS encoding alpha-ketoacid dehydrogenase subunit alpha/beta, with product MSKTLFIDPKQMRKSGWITFKDIPVNQYNRSINDEKANFLKEDFLRIYRDMAIIREFEMMLHTVRTTNEYEGIPYKYTGPAHLSIGQEASAVGQAYLLDKDDYIFGSHRSHGEIIAKAMSCIQKMSDEELLEIMKNTFEGAILKVVEGKQKDTNSIKELAIDFFIYGAMAEIFGRENGFARGLGNSMHAFFTPFGIYPNNAIVGGSAPIAMGAALYKKVNKKKGIVISNVGDGALGCGPVWEAMNMAAMDQFKTLWEEGYKGGLPIIFNFFNNQYGMGGQTNGETMGYKMLARLGAGINPEQMHAERIDGYNPLAVIDAIKRKKKIIEENQGPVLLDTVTYRLTGHSPSDAETYRTKEELDAWKAVDPLETFKDELVNAGIASQDEISEIRQNSKELILKIFKLAIDDSISPRIDLVKIPNFIGNVMFSNQRIEKMDDRECDVLIPKEENPRVKQIKNKIRVGVQDGKPVSKIKTYQLRDAIFESIIDKFYTDPTLIAYGEDNRDWGGAFGVYKGLTESLPYHRFFNSPISEAAIVGSAVGYALCGGRVVVELMYADFMGRAGDEIFNQLSKWQSMSAGVLKMPVVLRMSVGAKYGAQHSQDWTSICAHIPGLKVVYPATPYDAKGIMNTALMGTDPVVFMESQKIYDIGELFHMEGVPEGYYEIPIGEPDIKKEGKDVTILTIGPTLYQAVEAAKILEQKYGISAEIIDARSVVPFNYEKVIESVKKTGKIVLTSDECERGSILNDFARNITELAFDYLDAPPVVVGAKNWITPAFELEKFFYPQADWIIDAIHEKIMPIKGHIPVNNFTRNEQIRLNKLGV
- a CDS encoding dihydrolipoamide acetyltransferase family protein, whose amino-acid sequence is MATLVKMPKIGLSDESAIIAKWYKKKGEQVKAGEVLFTIETDKSTFDVEAEADGTLLDVFFNEGDEVPVLTDVGVIGSEGEDISSITTGQGKPESQAATQKLQIPEAESIKPEVSSKETVEKAYPDLAEAEENGIIKISPRARNLAERAGVDFRFTSPTGPEGRIIERDILALIEKGPVFTPAAKEEYLKSGLDLQVSEGTGVGGRITTGDLQKNSEEQKVEKEASMAAKGLEKQETVQKSVIEGPQQALQYKEVKFTNIRKVIARNMMNSLSTTAQLTHHATFDATEILAYREKIKAAGEKYGLENITLNDMVLYAVSRTLLNHPDLNAHLVGETMMVFENVHLGVAIDTERGLMVPTIFNANLKSLNEISREVKELAEQCRKGSINPDYLKGGTFTVTNLGPLDVEHFTPILNPPQTGILGVCSITYKPRLVNGQYEYYPAMGLSLTFDHRAVDGAPAARFLKDLKTNLENFSLLLAR
- a CDS encoding alpha/beta-type small acid-soluble spore protein, with the translated sequence MPRKNRPVNPKAEDELDSLKEEVAEELHLDDDIEKRGWENMTTREVGKIGGNMIRKMINLAEEEMDKKDGKIKKDKSTGKK
- the hisIE gene encoding bifunctional phosphoribosyl-AMP cyclohydrolase/phosphoribosyl-ATP diphosphatase HisIE, with the translated sequence MSETNLNKEISVGSKGDNLEIHFDEKGLIPAVVQDKNTGEVLMVAYMNKEALQKTLETKNAWFYSRKRRTLWQKGETSGNFQKVKEILYDCDGDTLLLKVNPKGPACHTGNKSCFYRSLITVTEDKGIQKVEDFGDKKNREENNPENDSVRKKGHNSELEILEDLIDIIDSRFNELPEDSYVAKLYKGGRERILKKVGEEASEVIIASMSGEKSDTIYEAADLIFHLLIALRYDGISIQEIMEELKRRRK